DNA sequence from the Oryza brachyantha chromosome 5, ObraRS2, whole genome shotgun sequence genome:
GATATTAAGGAACCTCTTCCCATCAGAATTGAAAACAAAGTCTTGAAGAGGTAAACCATAACCAATGGTAAATGTTGTTTGCCAGCCACCAAACAAAGGAAACCTTGGCTCAACTTCCAGTTGGGTCTGCAATAATATAGCTATTCAGCATATATGCTCATACGATTTTGCCAGGAACAATATACCCTTGACTACTAAGATAAATAGCAAGTGCACCTTCTTAGAATCACTCCATAAATGTGATGTCGAAATGTTACCAATTTCATCTCTGTAGTATATAGAGTGCGCCCTTGGAGGCAGTCTAGCAATAAGATGCCTAAAAGATGAAACCCCTCTTACGTACAGTCTAGATTGGTAATCAATCCTGCAAATATGAACACATAACCTGTTATTTCTGGACGAAATTGTTCTATTCAGTTAAAAGTTACTTAAAAGTGCACGAGTTAGGACAGAGAGGAACCTGGAAAATTCACCCTTGAGTTTGGCACCACCATGAGCAATGTTGTAATGTTCAGTAATCTGTACATTTCCCCAGTGAGATATCTCTATCTCCCTTATAACTTCCTTTGCAACTGCAAAAGGGTTGTTGTTCTCAAAGTGTACAACCATGGGGGAGTAGGAAAATGGTGGAAGATCTTCATATGGTCCATATTTTAGTTCTGACTCTGCAAGCTTTGTGTTTGGGTACTTTGTGTAGGATTCAACTCTTCCACCGGGCAATCTGATACTGAGTGTCTGCACCTTAACAGGGTAAGGGGACAGATACTGAGCAGTGTCCTGATAGACAACAAGTTGTGATTCAGCTTGTGTGATTTCTTCAGGGAATGGTTGGACAGAGTGCGTAAAAACAGTCAAGACATCCAAGTGGAGCGTCTTCCCCTTCTCCAAAGCTTTGGATAGAGATGTTGAGAAGAATGTAAGTTCTGGGGGCACTCCAGAAGGCTGAACGACTTCGATCGGAAGGACAGTACTCGGACCCTTCACCTTTCCCTCAGTACCAAATGCTCTTATAGCTGCCAAGTTCTTTGCTTGGACATTGGGAAACGCCAGTAGAATTTGAGAGACAGCCTCCGGTCCACTATTTTCAACCTAAACAAAACAGAGAATACATAAAACAAGAGCAGAACTTCATCATACCACGTGCATGGACAAAACCCCCCATGTTCCTCTATCTACTGGTGAGTGGTGAGAATGACAAGAGACACGTTTAATCCAAAGCTGAGTTACTCAAAAGATTTTAGAACTGATACTGCTGAAAATTACAGAACCCCTCTCGGATTAAATCCCTAACTAAAATTCAACCAGACCAGAGCTTGCAAAGGCACAGCTCAAAGAATCTGCAGGCGCATTTACGCGAGACATGGAATCAGACATTCTAAATTTCAGGACTCCGTCGATGAAATGCCAACttacatccatccatccacgaATTACATCGTTCGTATTATGTATTATTGGTGTTATCAGAGTAAAGAGACAAACAGCTGCACATCCAGAACTAACTATGACGACGAATGAATCGGCTGAATCTCCCGCGAGAGGAACAGATTGCAGGCAACAGGGAAGCGTACCTTGAGCGAAGTCAGGACACGAACGATGTGCGAAGTCAAGTcaacctgcaaaaaaaaaggaagggaaGGCCGAGGGAGGGTTCAGATCCGGGGCAAGCAAAGCGCGGGGGGCGCGCCGGACGGCGTGCTGGCTCTGAGATCTGGAGCGTGCGAGAGGCGAGAAGCAGGGAGTCTCACCTTCCGATCCGCCCTGGCGATGACGAGATCGGCGCgcgcggtggaggcggaggcgaccacgaggaggaggagggcagcgacgcggaggagcggcggtgacggcggcgtcgccatGGTTGTCAGCGGGCAGCGGATCGCTCGGTCGCGGCGAGATCGAGTGAGATGCTTTAaaccctcgtcgccgccgggtaCAAATAAATTGCcaccgtttttttttctaaattacagGATGTTAatttaatggtattttttaattttctaatgaTAGTGTAATAACGTTTTAACTATCGGCAGATTTACAATTGTCccaattaaataatatttcatctatgtttatgttttttatacaaaGCAATTGACTTTTATGGTTACATTTGATCATccgatttatttaaaaattttatcaaatatgtaaaactagaAGTCACACTTAAAGTTTCCATAAtactaaattaaattataaaaaaataattaacaattatattttttaataagacgaatagtcaaacgtaaacATAAAACTCAACTAAGTCGTATAAAAAAGGGGCGGTTATAGTAAGGTATCCTGTTTTGGAACGGGATGATTCCTACCCGGTATCAGATCTGATACCGCACTAATATCAGATGATACCTAAGTGATAACAACGGATCCTTGGTAAGTACCAATTGATACTAGAGTATTATCTACCTATACATGGGTAGTAATAATTGATACCAAGATGTCTACTCCATACTCAAAAAGCTTTTATGCTAGCCATTATCATATTAGAGCATTGACTGCATCAGGTTATCACTGGCAACTATTGGCACCAACCAATAAGTATCAGGTTTAATATCATTACATAGGTGGCATGTGTAAAATGTGTAGTTGCAGCAAGGAGACCAATGCTTTGATACACCATTTCTAATAATGAAGTAAACGTATCAATTgctatgaataaaattaaaagttgtGTGGTCTTCAGAGTTAAATTCGATCACGCCGTATTTGAATACATTTAGATCTGCATATTAGATTAtagtgaaagtgcatctagcccctaaacgaagttttggatgattaatgacaatgctagccaagcatgtgtgcgctaatgagttgtgattgcagagaagtttaaaGGATCAAATCGATTGAAGGATTACGCGACTTACTTgatgcatgtgtgacccgGAGCAACCGTTCTATGAAGACGAAGGAGATCGAaggagattttattttttgttttgagtcataggaactccgtactattaaaAGTGATCACCAGAAGCaaagcatgcatccaagagtggtTAGAGTTGAGTCAAAGTCGAGAGGAGTCTCGGTGTTATTTTTCCGAGCAGCAGGGACTGGACGGTCTGGCCCcctggccggacagtccggtggcaggacggtccggaccttAGTCCGACCCctgctctgagtgagtgagttaagtatcgaccggacggtctggccccctagccggacagtccggttaggtttcttctCCAACGGCcaagtgacgtctgccagcctataaaaggggctcttgagatctagccgttggtgaggctttctgttcgagctttctggttgctagggcaagtttagcacctctcaagcctccccactaacccaatacacctcctagagagattaatcgttggatcatgtcttagagagagtgttaaggttagtgagtgatagattgttcattctcgggcgttgatggatgcatgtggagtcaaggtggcctattactcttggagattaaTCTcttagacggataggcgtcgcccgcgagcctccaattcgtgtggatcgcccgggagcaggttgtgaaggttggtgcctaacctccgcaaggaaataggtaagattgatagttgattcttgtgctttctcatagaaggctgcagggtagagcgaattgcaatctaggcctaggcaagccgccttgatcttgaccttggtggtcgatcgaaggggttgctagtccctagGTGTGAATTtggagacccgtgttggccttgtgggaggaagccaagagaggaaaggatcgagagagatcctactcgcaggagcgccttaacggagagtaggatcgaaagatccgaacttcgggataaacctctcgtgtctttgttcttgtgattttgtgttctgtttgttcctacgatctttctgctgttttattCCACACACAATCATATCACGTTCCtaggaacatcaccgaaaaggtagactgtcaagtctgcggttttcactgaccggacggtccgatgttctaaccaggacggtccggccagagctctcggcccaacccgagagtgccgaccggatGGTCCGGCCATAGGTCCGGACGGTCCGATCCCTGTACTGACCGCTGCGATTTTAAAgaattttcaggacacctattcaccctccctctaggctgtctctctgggacttcaattggtatcagagcctattCTTCTGAAAAGGCTTAAAAGCTTGAAGTGATCCAAGATGGGAGACAAGACTAGCGACGTTTCTAACAACAACCgtaaagatgaagatggtggagaAGGCTCTACCAAAAAGGGAGCCTCTATTGAGTTTGATTACTCTAAACTCAATACTTCCTCATCTAACATTTCTATCTCTTCCGACCGTGCACCTTCCTTTGATGGTACTCACTATGGGGCATGGAAACataaaatgagacttcatctaatctccttgcatccaagtgtttgAAAAGTTGTGTGCACAGGCGTGAAGGATATGctggaagatgaagaagatcttACTCCGGCGCAAGAGCTCCTTATCCACCGCAATGCTCAAGCGGCAAGCGTGATTCTCAACTCTTTGAGCCCGGAGGAATTCAACAAGgttgatcaacttgatgaaGCCAAGGAGATTTGGGACACGCTCCGCATTGCTCATGAAGGATCAAGAGGGgttcgagaatccaagattgaACTTCTTGAAGGAAAGCTAGGGAGGTTCGTGATGGAAGATGACGAAACACCTCAAGAGATGTATGACCGGATGATGGTCATAGTGAACAAGATCCGTGGCCTTGGGAGTGAAGACATGACGGATCATGTGGTGGTGAAGCGCTTGCTCCAGGCAATTTCACCAAGGAATCCTACATTGGTAACTTTGATCCGTGAGTCAAGCGGTTTCAAGAGAATGACTCCAAGTGACGTGCTCTCAAGGATCATCTCGCATGAACTCttggaggaagaagccaaGGAAGTTAAAGAAATACGCCACTAATGCCgcccaagccaagaacaaggagaTTGCATTCAAGGCAAAGAAGACTAGCTCCAAGCTTCAAGAAGAGAGCTCAAGTGACTCGGAGAGTGAGGATGAAGAACTCGCTCTCTTGGTccacaaattcaagaaattcctCCGCAAGAAGAGCTATGGGAGAAAGGATGAAGATCGGTGCAAGAGACAATCCAAGAAAACATGCTATGAGTGCAAGGAGTTTGGGCACTTCATAGCGGATTGCCCCAAACTCGTTAAGAACAAGTAGGACAAGGGCAAGACCAAGTATTTCAAGAGAAGGCCCGGGAGAGCTCACATTGGTGAAAAGTGGTTCTCAAGCGACAATGAGAGCGACAAAGAGGAGTAGCCCAAGTCAAGCGACACCAAGAGCAAAGGCGTCGCTACCGTGGCCATATCGTCATCAAGCACGGATCGGCTCTTCTCCAACTTGAATGACAACGACGATGATCATATGCCATTGTGCCTCATGGCGCAAGGGCGCAAGGTATATCTAGCTCCTAAGCATCATGTTGACTCTagcgatgatgatgatatagacCATGATAATTATGATGCTTTGCTTAGAAAATTTAGCAAACCTGCTCTCATTCATATCGCTAAACTCATGAAAGTgctagaagaaaagaaaagatctcTCGAGAGGCAAGAGGATCTCCTTATTCAAGAGAGGATAAAAAATGACTCTCTTGAAAAGGTCCTTGCCGGAAAGGATGAAAAGTTGGTTGATTTGTCTAAGGAGCTCACgctagcaaatcaaaccataaccaATCTTAAGGATGTCAATGAAATTCTTGAGGAAACTATTGTGTCATGAATGTGAGGCACAATGGTcttgagaatgaaattgacaatATTAAGCACAACCTCTCCAACTCTAAGGACAACACAATAGTCAATACCATTCTTGATtgtgagaaatgcaaaactattgaCTTAAGTGTTGTTGAGACTAACAATGTAGCTCTCAAGGAGttgaagaaaaagaatgaGAGGTTTTGATGCATTCGAACTTACCAATCCAAGGATGCTCTCTTCAAGACAATCACATCTTATAACAACAAGGATAAGAGGGGTCTTGGATATTCCCCCGACTCAAATGCAAGCCCAAAAAGAGTAATGATCAATGGTAAACCATGTGTCGCATTTGTGAAAGAATGGGAGTCAACTGCTGAAGAGGACGCAAAAATCAACCTTGAGGACAGACAATCCGAATAGGGCCGGACAGTCCTACCTGAGTCCTCTGTTCAACAGAGAAGGCAGGCCAGACGGTTCGGTCCGGCCAGGACAGTCCGGTCTAGCCCCTCTGTTCAACAGAAAGGGCAGACCGGACAGTCTGGTCTGGGTCAGTCAGTCCGGTCAGACTTCTCGGTCTGGCAGAAGGGTCTGGCCGGACGATCCGGTCCCAACGACCGGACTGTCCGACCTGAGCTGTCTGCCTGGCAGAGAGTACCAGCTAGACAGTCTGGTTCTAcgggccggacagtccgaccCCAGCAGGGCAGAAAAGCTGACTTTGAGCTCTCCTCAGTTCATGAGGATCCAGCTCAAATCAGTCTTATCTATGGCTCTCATCTGATCATGAAGAACAATCGTGGACGTGTGGTTGTTATCTTCATTGGATCAAGTCAAGAGAAGCGAAGGCCAAGCATATGGATCCCAAAGGAGTTGATCAATATTGTTAAGGGACCCAAACTTAAACAAGTTTGGGTACCTACATTGCATGCTTGACCTGTTTCTTGTAGGCATACTCCTCCGGTGGCTCGAGTTGGGTAATCGATAGCGGATGCAGTAATCATATGACCGGAGAAAGGAGTATGTTTATCTCACTCGACGAGAATGGAGGAAATTGCGACGACGTTATCTTTGGAGATGACAACAAAGGAAAGGTAATGGGTTTAGGTAAAATTGCTATCTCCAAAGACAATTCTCTCTTAAATGTTCTTCTCGTTGAGTCCCTTAGCTACAATCTACTCTCGGTTTCTTAATTATGTAAGCTTGGATTTAATTGCCTCTTCACCGATATAGATGTTACCGTCTTTAGGAGAGATGACAAATCGGACGTGTTTGAGGGAAGATTAAAGGGGGATCTCTATCTTGTTGACTTCGACAATGATAGAGTTAACTCTGAATCTTGCTTAATCACCAAATCGACTCTCGGATGGCTTTGGCATCGAAGCCTTGGTCACCCCGGGAtgagaaatttgtcaaatcttcTAAAGGGGGAGCACATTCTTGGCTTATCTAATGTCATTTTTGAGAAAGACTGAGTTTGTAGTGCTTGTCAAGCGGGGAAGCAAGTTGGAACCTTCCACCCCACAAAGAACATCATGACGACTACAAGACCATTGGAGTTATTGCACATGGACCTCTTCGGACCAATAGCTTATCTAAGCTTGGGAGGTAACAAACACGGTCTAgtaattgttgatgacttttctcgcttcacttaggttttctttctctatgacaagagcgaaactcaagaaatcttcaagaaatttgcgAAGAGAGTGCAAAATGAGTTTGAAGTGAAGATAAAAAGAGTTCGGAGTGATAACGGAGGAGAATTCAAGAATACCCAAGTTGaagagtttcttgatgaagagGGAATCAAGGACGAGTTCTCCGCTCCATATGATCCTCCTCAAAATGGGATTGTAGAGAGGAAGAACCGGACAATTATCGAGATGGCTCggacaatgcttgatgagtacaagactccggatgtcttttgggccgaagccgtcaacaccgcgtgccactccctcaaccgtctatacctccacaagcttctcaagcaaactgcatatgaacttctaatcggtaaaaagccaaacgtatCCAACTTTCgtgtctttggttgcaaatgtttcattcttagcaaaaggcctagatcatctaagtttgcatccaaagtaCATGAAGGTTTTCTATTAGGATATGAGGCAAACGCATGTGCCTATTGGGTCTTCAACAAAACCACCGGTATTGTTGAAGTCTCAAGGGATGTGAcgtttgatgaaactaatggctctcaagtagagcaagttgaagtgAATGATGCAGGAATTGGAATTTCACAGGAGGATATAGACAACAAGGCTGTTGGTGATGTAAGACCCCAGGAGTTTGAGgaggagcaagagcaagaacgAGACGTTCAACAAGAATCCTCAACCGAAGATGATCCCGTactagttgatgatgatggtggcaatAAAAACCTTGGGGATGAGATTGATGTCGTGGGTGCATGTGAGCAAGAATCGGCTCCGGCCCCCACGGTGCACTATCCGCGAATTCATCAAACAGTACAAAGGGATCACCCGGTGGACAACATCCTTGGTGATATGAGAAAAGGGGTAACGACTCGATCCCGAATTGcaagtttttgtgaaaattactcgTTTGTCTCATCTTTGGAACCAGTGAAAGTGGAAGACGCACTTGGAGACCCGGATTGGGtaatggccatgcaagaagatctcaacaacttcaaaagaaatgaagtgtGGTCTCTAGTGGAAAGGCCCAAACAAAATGTCATCGAGACCAAGTGGGTTTTCCGGaacaagcaagatgagcatggggtcgtcacaagaaacaaagcacGGTTAGTGGCCCAAAGTTTCACTCAAGTCGAAGGACTTGACTTTGGTGAAACCTTTGCACCGGTTGCCCGCCTTGAGTCCATTCAGATTCTATTAGCTTATGCCGCTAACcatgattttaagttataccaaATGGACGTCAAGAGCGCCTTTCTCAATGGACCAATCTCGAATAGATATACGTGGAGCAACCGTCAGGCTTCGAGGATCCAAAGCACCCCTACCACGTCTACAAGCTACACAAGGCTCTATATGGGCTCAAGCAAGCACCAAGGGCATGGTATGAGTGTCTTCGCAATTTCCTAACCAAGAACGGTTTCAAAATCGGGAAGGCCGACACTACTCTCTTCACCAAGACATTTAAGAATGACTTGTTTGTATGCCAAATTTATGTCGACGACATAATATTTGGCTcaactaatgtttcatttagtgaAGAGTTTAGTACGATCATGACCAAAAGCTTCgagatgtccatgatgggaGAATTGAAGTTTTTCCTCGGCTTGCAAGTAAGGCAACTCAAGGATGGCACGTTCATTTCACAAACAAAGTACCTAAAAGATTTCCTcaagaagtttgacatggacGGCGCCAAACCCATCAAGACGCCAATGCCTATAAATGGACAGCTCGACCTTGATGTAAATGGTAAGGAGGTAGATATCAAGGTATATCGCTCAATCATGAGCTCTCTCCTTTATCTTTGCGCATCTAGGCCTGACATAACGCTTagtatatgcatgtgtgctcgCTTTCAAGCTGCTCCAAAAGAATGTCATTTAGTGACTGTTAAGAGAATCTTGAGGTATTTGGTTCACACTCCAAACCTAGGGCTTTGGTATCCAAAAGGGTGCAATTTTGAGTTGGTAGGCTACTCCGACTCGGATTACGCCGGGTGtaaggttgatagaaaaagtaccAAAGAGACTTGCCAATTCCTTGGGCGGTCTCTAGTGTCATggtcatccaagaaacaaaattccatAGCCTTATCCACCGCCGAAGACGAATACATAGCCGCCGGTGCGTGTTGTGCACAACTCCtatggatgaaacaaactctccaagattttggatacaccatgactaggatccccctcctttgtgacaatgagagtgctATCAAAATAGCCAACAACCCAGTGCAACACTCAAGAACCAAATATATCGATATCCGACACCATTTCTTGAGAGACCATGAAACCAAAGGAGACATTTTTCTAACCCATGTGAGAACCGAACACCAACTAGCCGACATCTTCaccaagcccttagatgagaaaaggttttgtgagttgagaaatgaactaaatatcttggattctcgcaacattgcatgaaaaacgGCTTGACTTTTCAAATAGTTAAGTCAATTTCACACACATGTTAGAACAACATGAGTCTTCGTATTTCTAGAGGTCAATTCTTAAATAGAATTGGTCTTAAATACCAGGAGTAAGGCTCAAACAttcccaaacaaaatttcaaaattcttatttttcaaacttggtTGCAAAAATTGTTGGGTGCTTTGCGAAAACTTGATTTCTAGATTGCAAAAATGGTTGTTGACTTGAGAATCATAGTTTTGTACTGATTGCTTGATCTGATTCTCAAGTTGAATAGCTAAATTTTCTTAGAGTCAGTTTCACTTCAGCCTCTTTTACTTCCTCCAGAGTCCAGTTtggaccggacagtccgcccctagccggactgtccggccagcCCCCTCGGCCTGCTTCAGCAAGTCccagccggacggtccggcccctatccggacggtccggccagcaACTCCCTTAACTACCCCTAGGCCgagcagagagaggaaatctccctcatttcctctctccctcaaaccCTAACTCCCTCTCACCCCATAGAGGCGATTTTGGGTTTGCACCGTCGAAAAGGCTTTGGATTCCACGTTTTTCACTGCATTGGTGGTGAGGAACTCGGCCCCGAACGCGGATTCGTTGTTCCCCAACTCCAGGTATTGGTTTCAATCTTTTTCTAGGGTTTTCACCTTGGTTTAGCCTGATCTCTAAATCTGTTAAGTTCTAGTGTCTTTCGACCATAGAAAACCACTTAGTTATCTATTGGCTAAAATCACATGCACACCCATCTGTTCTTACCCGGACAGTCCGTTGTTCTAAGCCGGACGGTCTGGCCGGCCCTCTCGGTCGGGCAGAGAACttggaccggacggtccggctcCCTGGCCGAACGGTCCAGCTCAGCTTCTTTGGCCCGACAGTGAACTCTGACCGGACTCTCCTATGTATGACCGGATTGTCCGACCCACAGCCAGTCCGATTAATTCTTTGGCTCCACCTTCCACCATAGTTCAATTCTTTCATGCTTCTTGATTCTTGCACTTTTTGTCCTCCGTCATGACTTCAGAAAAGCGTCAGAAGTCTCGTCAGGAGCTATCTACAGAGACAGACAGTGAGGATTCCCCTCCAGTTGAGTTGCCAAGAGGGAAAATGACAAAAGGAATGAAGGTGGCAACCAAAGGGGGAGGCAAGCGAGCTGCTATCCGTAAGCGCTCCATGGGGTTGTGACTGAGTCTCCTCCACATCCTCGCACTCGCAGTCAGACAGGGCGAGAGACCGCTTCACCTGTCTCTCCCTCATCCCCTCCTGCCAAGAGCAAGAAAGCCaagaaagctaaaaagtcCAAGAaatcgaagaagaagaagaggaaggaacCAGTTGGTGGTAGCTCCTCTCGACCTTCCCGTAATGAGTCGAGCGGCCACCCCCTTGAGCTACGGAAAAGAAGGGTTGTGATGCACTATAACCAGTTTGAGACTCCAAGAAAGAGGCAGAAGCAGATGAGGAGGTAGAAGCTCAGGCAGAGGGGGAGTCAGCGCAGCCGCCAAAGCAGGAGGCCCTAGAGCCTCAAGTTTCAGGTGGCCACTCTACTCAGCAGGAGTTCGTGTTTGGTGCGCCTCAGGTAGAAGAACCAGCACAGCCCGAGGTTGCTGAAGAGGCAGAGGTCACTGAGAGTGACGGCGTCCAGACAGAGGATGAGACTGCGAGCGTCAACTCCGGTGCCACTGAGATTATCGTGTCAGATGATGATTGACCATCTCATTCCCCTGCTTGCTCCCTTTTCTGGTGTATTGAtgccaaagggggagaagttgcAGAATTGAGAGGGGTCAAATTGTTTCTGAGTCTGTGTCAACCGGATCGTCCGCCCTGAAGCCGAACAGTCCGGCCCCTCTATCCTGCTTCCTGAACTTTTGTGTCGCTTGTTCTGATTGTAGGATAGATTGTACTTTTAATCCTCTGCCTGTGATGTTTGATGATTGCATGAACTTTGTTGCTTTATGTTGTTTTTGGTTAAAGttcatgcatttttgtgtATTGATCTAGGGGGAGTTAGATTTATTGTATCTCTGCatatattctattttattatcatgcgttgactagtattgtcatcaatcaccaaaacgggggagattgaaagtgcatctagcccctaaacgaagttttggatgattaatgacaatgctagccaagcatgtgtgcgctaataaGTTGTGATTGCAAAGAAGTTTAAAAgatcaattcgattgaagGATTACGTGACATACTTgatgcatgtgtgacccgGAGCGACCGTTCTATGAAGATGAAGGAGATTGAaggagattttattttttgttttgagtcataggaacTCCGTGCTATTAAGAGTGGTCACCAGAagctaagcatgcatccaagagtggtCAGAGTTGAGTCAAAGTCGAGGGGAGTCTCGATGCTGTTTTTCCAAGCAGCACGGACCGGACAGTTCGGCCCcctggccggacagtc
Encoded proteins:
- the LOC102704244 gene encoding dolichyl-diphosphooligosaccharide--protein glycosyltransferase subunit 1A, which gives rise to MATPPSPPLLRVAALLLLVVASASTARADLVIARADRKVDLTSHIVRVLTSLKVENSGPEAVSQILLAFPNVQAKNLAAIRAFGTEGKVKGPSTVLPIEVVQPSGVPPELTFFSTSLSKALEKGKTLHLDVLTVFTHSVQPFPEEITQAESQLVVYQDTAQYLSPYPVKVQTLSIRLPGGRVESYTKYPNTKLAESELKYGPYEDLPPFSYSPMVVHFENNNPFAVAKEVIREIEISHWGNVQITEHYNIAHGGAKLKGEFSRIDYQSRLYVRGVSSFRHLIARLPPRAHSIYYRDEIGNISTSHLWSDSKKTQLEVEPRFPLFGGWQTTFTIGYGLPLQDFVFNSDGKRFLNITFGSPMEEIIIEKLVVKVVLPEGSKDIDVSVPFPTKQGQEVKYSHLDIAGRPVVVLEKPDVIPEHNLYFQVYYRFNNISLLREPMMLITAFFLFFMACIVYMRTDMSISKNSPSYLAKVQWDEVQSIIQQIQAIFDQSIAVHDKLEASLRDLSRSGDVQSCKAARKAADAQFKELAKELKPLLTSLQSSPQSYQIWPKVEELVAKERELQDKLMTRHSTVVDSFEKKLRGQDVENRIATQQQEVAALRQEVESLLEYISEI